From the genome of Oncorhynchus gorbuscha isolate QuinsamMale2020 ecotype Even-year linkage group LG18, OgorEven_v1.0, whole genome shotgun sequence:
ATATCAGACCTCTACTTTCCCTCATCCTTTTGATccttctccccccactctctcttgtTTTTGAAGAACATGTTTCCACCAAATGTTGCAGGCTGAACAGTTACTATAGGGTGTTGTGTCTGAgtggaatgaggagaggagaagagaaagggagatgagaaagagggagagagggaagagaaggagaggagaaagagggagagagggaagagaaggagaagaaaaagagggagagagggagaagagaaagagggagagagggagagaaggagagagggtgagaaggagagaggaaagagaagaagaggaagagggagagggagaagagaaagccAGGAGAGAGGGACGAATATGGAGGATGTCTAAGGCCTGGGGTGTATGCCTCAGGAATGTATTTGGCAGTGGGTAAATACTGCAGGtagcctgaacacacacacacacacgctcacgccCATTCAGTGCCACATGCTCATCTGTGCAGACAGTGAaccactactactgtctactgctaCTGTACATGGAACCACAGCTCAGGAATACTAACAACCACAAACCTGAACCCATAAAGAAGGTATGTGTGCTTTGTCGGTTTCCTTCATGTACATGTGGTGTTTGTGAATGTTTTTGTGAGTGTTAAGTGAGATTTAGTGGAAAATAAATGCGTTGATTAATATACTGGCAAATGTATAATTGCAGTTACTGCAGGCTATAAATGTCTGTATCTTATGTTGTTACTGACAGGCAGAATAATGTTGATGTGTATGACTGTGCTATAATCCAAACTGCCCCTACCTCAATGAGAGGTGTTTATCATGCGACTGTGAATTTGAATGTTACCATTCTGAAGTCCAGTTGACTTACAGTTTAAGGACACCCTGATGATGCAGTCTCTGTCATCTATGCGTGTGCATGCGTATTTTGGGTAATGTTTAGACATCATTCAATGGCAAAGTATCATTTCCtactttatttacatatgtaATATCCGAGTAAAGACAGATATTTCTCTGTGTGTGATCCAGGTACAGAGCCAACAACCCCCAGTCCTGCCCTGACCTGTGTGACTGTCCTATCCAGTGGCCCTCAGCTCTGTACTGTGACCACAGAGACCTTGGAGAGCTGCCGGACAGCATGCTTTACAATACACAATACCTGTTCCTGCAGGTAATACACACCACATGCAAGCACATGCACAAAGGGGTCTGAGACACCTGTCTGAAAGACTGCCAGGCACCACACGGTTCCTATACAGGtgtcggatcttaatttgagccaataatcctgcagcaagagAACATTTAAATTATTATGTATATTAGAAGTCATGGACATTTTTTATAGGGGTTATATACATTTTTCGTTAGAGCAAATCAAATATGACATTataaagtggaaattacagacTTTAGAAGCCTtattaaaccttgaatacactgcTGTGCAgtaaaattctcagcaacaaaattaagatcctacatctatagGTAACACACAGTTTATGGGTGTGTGTTTTCTCAGGGCAACAACATCTCGtccctgccctcctcctctctcaccaacTCCTCAGGACTCCGCTGGCTCATCCTGGATGATAACCGTCTGCAGACAGACGGGCTGCAGACCTCCACGCTGCAGAACCTGACCCAGCTCCAATACCTGTTCCTCAACCACAATAAGCTGACTGTCGTGCCCTCTGGCCTGCCCAGGAGCCTGCGGCAGCTCCGACTGGCACACAACCTCATCACCAGCATCTCCCCAGGAACCTTCGGGAACTTACATAATCTTGCATTGCTGCTACTGCAGGGGAATAGGTTGAACGTGATTACAGAGACTGACTTCACAGGTAAGTGCCTTCGCTCTGCTTCCATTCTGAGATGTTATATTTTATGCCAGAACATATGACACCTTTTCTGACATATCTTAAAAATAACAGCCTCAAAGGTAACAGCTCTTAACATGCTTGTTCTGgtaccctctctcccatcctccctctctccctctccctccacctctccctcctcccccaccaggccTGGTGTCTCTTAACCTGTTGAGCCTGAGCGGgaacctcttctcctccttcccctcccaccttcctccctccatccagcaGCTCTACCTCTCCAACAACTCTCTGTCTGGCCTGGGGGAGGAAAGTCTACAGGGCTTCACTAatctcaggtaacacacacacgtacagatgcaagcatgcaaacacacacacacacacacacacacacacacacacacacacacacacacacacacacacacacacacacacacacacacacacacacacacacacacacacacacacacacacacacacacacacacacacacacacacacacacacacacacacacacacacacacacacacacattatttcaGTCTGATCTGCATCACACCTCTGATATTATCACAAATTGTGGTTATTTTGTTCTCTAATATTgaaagttgctctggataagaatgtggctgtaatgtaaatgtagtgtgtgtgtgtgtgtgtgtgtgtgtgtgtgtgtgtgtgtgtgtgtgtgtgtgtgtgtgtgtgtgtgtgtgtgtgtgtgtgtgtgtgtgtgtgtgtgtgtgtgtgtgtgtgtgtgtgtgtgtgtgtgtgtgtaggtacctGCGTCTGAGCCGCTGTGGTTTAGTGAGCCCTTCCCTCCACCCCCAATCCTTCAACCTGTCTTCCCTTGTGGAGCTGGATCTCTCTTACAACAAGCTGACAACCATCCCCCTGGTTCCCCTCACACTACAGTACCTGTACTTGGAGGCCAACCACATACAAGGTAAGACTACACATACACTCCCGTACACGCGCACGTGCACACATAGACAATCTAAGGAGTGGAGAAAACATCTGTGAGGGGTTGACCAGGGGAGTAAGatccagccaggtcacccgtgaaacaagtcagtattcgacgtccatccatgtcgaAGGACATagggagatgatgtggaaaccggccactaggggcgtAAGCATCTTTTGTTCGAATCCGGCGATCAAAAGTtgttttgagatttttgttttaagcctatcccaaaccttaaaacTTACCTTAACCATTAATTAATGGAGTTAATGCATGACCTCAAGATTTCGGAGTTAATGCTTCAACTTAACTTAAAATGTTGAGttcatgcctaaacttaaccttaaacacttcaaAATTTGACATTTGGAACAACTGCAGAATTTGACGTtcgagaaacatggatgaacgtctaattctgacatgagactTTGAGAGCTCGATGGTAAGATCAGCCAAATATCatgctctttccatctctctctgagaaAAACAATCCTCGTGTTGTTCCTCCAAATATTTCCAAATGACGAAGCTGATCAAATTATGAACACTTGAATGCTTCTCTTGAACTGCAAATCAGCACATGAGAAGTGGATCTAACTTCCTGCCTCATCTTCAATAACAAACCTGTGAATCTCACAATTGGCCACTCGTTCGCTCAGCCGTGTCTCCTTGACAAAACACTGTTAGGATTCCTGGATTCCTGTTCTGGCTTGGATGTTTGGgctacagagggagagggaaagagggggagagagtgagagagggagagagaatgacaagagagaaaaacagaggtagaggtacagtgccttcagaaagtattcacagtttttagacattttacaaattaattaaaataaATGGAAAGCTGAAATTACTTGAGTCAATAAGCATTCAAGCCCTTTGTTTAAAAAGTCAGATAataagcagtggtgtaaagtactttaaagtactacttaagtaaaaaatactttgaagtactacttaagtcattttgtaGGGTTTCTGAACTTCACATTACTATTcacattactatttatatttttgacaacgttTACATTCAcgtcactacattcctaaagaaaattatgtaattttcactccatacattttccctgacacccaaaagtactcgttacattttgaatgcttaccaGGACATTAAAGTTGTCTAATTcacacagaacatccctggtcatccctactgcctctgatttggcggactcactaaacacacatgcttcatttataatgatgtctgagtgatggagtgtgcccctggctatccataattTTAAAAATAAGAAAATTATGCTGTCCGGTTTGCTTTATATAAGGAATTCAAAATtattatacttttacttttgatacttaagtatattttagcaattacatttacttttgatacttatcaaaatatacttttgataagtatattttaaaccaagtAGTatacaagtagtattttactgggtgactttcactttcattttttattaacttttacttttactcaaatatgacatttgggtactttttccacgaCTGATAATAAGTTGCTTGACTAACTCTGTCCTCAATAATGGTTTTAAGAAGATGTTTAAATGACCATCCctgtctctgtaccccacaccaacaattatctgtaaggtccttcagtcaagcagtgaaGCACAATTTCAAAGACAAagaacagggaggttttccaatgtcttgCAAATAATGGCACCTATTGGTTGATGgctaaaacattttaaaaaccagAGAGTAAGGaggtttccattgacccaggtttatgTGTAATGGAGACGGCAGATATAGGTGAGCATTTTCTAAAGATCAACAACATTTTTATCCATTCGACAGGGGTGGATTTTTCTTTTGGAAATCTTTCTTTATTGCGACAAATGATGATGGAAACTGTGTTTTTCGATTAAACGATGATTGCCGAATAATTTTGAAGATACGCGCGGCACGTGACGTCATCACAAGCTCCACTCCACATTTCATTCTAAAATGCCTGCTAAATCCATTTTTTTAACTATCAAAATAGTGTTTCTTTGCAGGATCCTTGTCCTGACTTTCAAGAATGGTTGAATTGCTTCAAATTGCTTTTCTGGTTGGCTGGATGCAAGTTTCAACATCCAATTATTTACTGTGCAAGTTTCATAATGGCACAGACCGTGGCAATATTGTGGCACATTATATTGCACACTAGTCTATTCTTGAATTCTATCCCATGCTGGCTTTCATCGGCTACCTGAGACACGAAACAGATAGATGGGAGGGAATACAGGCTGTTGCCAATTTATTAATGCGCAACTTGCCTAAATGGGTAGTGGAAACACTACAGTTTGATTCAACATCATTACGTCCAGCTGTGACGTTGTTACATCCAGCTGTTTATATCGACACAAGGTAGATACATG
Proteins encoded in this window:
- the zgc:113307 gene encoding lumican, which gives rise to MSSPFLTDCAVSAASSFSTTICRIFEPVSHSRKKVLQQQEVFKGSQVYRANNPQSCPDLCDCPIQWPSALYCDHRDLGELPDSMLYNTQYLFLQGNNISSLPSSSLTNSSGLRWLILDDNRLQTDGLQTSTLQNLTQLQYLFLNHNKLTVVPSGLPRSLRQLRLAHNLITSISPGTFGNLHNLALLLLQGNRLNVITETDFTGLVSLNLLSLSGNLFSSFPSHLPPSIQQLYLSNNSLSGLGEESLQGFTNLRYLRLSRCGLVSPSLHPQSFNLSSLVELDLSYNKLTTIPLVPLTLQYLYLEANHIQEFNISSFCREVGPLSYSRMRILRLDGNKMSYHLLPPEWVYCLRVLHHIYI